A single Nomascus leucogenys isolate Asia chromosome 14, Asia_NLE_v1, whole genome shotgun sequence DNA region contains:
- the RNF157 gene encoding E3 ubiquitin ligase RNF157 isoform X4 — translation MQFPYAAPPPQEPVKTLRSLVNIRKDTLRLVKCAEEVKSPGEEASKAKVHYNVEFTFDTDARVAITIYYQATEEFQNGIAGYIPKDNSLQSETVHYKRGVCQQFCLPSHTVDPSEWAEEELGFDLDREVYPLVVHAVVDEGDEYFGHCHVLLGTFEKHTDGTFCVKPLKQKQVVDGVSYLLQEIYGIENKYNTQDSKVGEDEVSDNSAECVVCLSDVRDTLILPCRHLCLCNTCADTLRYQANNCPICRLPFRALLQIRAMRKKLGPLSPTSFNPIISSQTSDSEEHSSSENIPPGYEVVSLLEALNGPLTPSPAVPPLHVLGDGHLSGMLPSYGSDGHLPPVRTISPLDRLSDCSSQGLKLKKSLSKSISQNSSVLHEEEDERSCSESETQLSQRPSGQHLGEECGMTPESENLTLSSSGAIDQSSCTGTPLSSTISSPEGPASSSLAQSVMSMASSQISTDTVSSMSGSYIAPGTEEEGEALSSPQPASRAPSEEGEGLPAESPDSNFAGLPAGEQDAEGNDVIEEEDGSPTQEDGQRTCAFLGMECDNNNDFGIASVKALDNKLCSEVCLPGAWQADDNAVSRNAQRRRLSSSSLEDSETRPCVWGPLAV, via the exons ATGTGCTGAGGAAGTGAAGAGCCCTGGAGAAGAGGCCAGTAAAGCTAAAGTCCACTACAATGTTGAGTTCACCTTTGACACAGATGCTCGGGTAGCCATCACCATCTATTACCAGGCCACGGAAGAGTTCCAGAATGGTATCGCCGG CTACATTCCCAAAGACAACAGCCTCCAGTCGGAGACTGTGCACTACAAGCGAGGAGTGTGTCAGCAGTTCTGCCTGCCCTCCCACACCGTGGATCCCTCCGAGTGGGCCGAAGAGGAG cTTGGCTTTGATCTAGATCGAGAAGTTTACCCTCTAGTGGTACATGCTGTGGTGGATGAAGGAGATG AGTATTTTGGCCATTGCCATGTCCTGCTGGGTACTTTTGAGAAG CACACAGATGGAACTTTCTGTGTCAAGCCCCTCAAACAGAAACAAGTA GTAGACGGGGTCAGCTACCTCCTTCAGGAGATCTATGGAATTGAAAACAAGTACAACACACAAGATTCTAAG GTGGGTGAAGACGAAGTGAGTGATAACAGTGCCGAGTGTGTGGTGTGTCTCTCAGATGTCCGGGACACCTTGATTCTGCCCTGTCGCCACCTCTGCCTCTGTAACACCTGTGCAGACACCCTGCGCTACCAGGCCAACAACTGCCCCATCTGCCGACTGC CCTTCCGGGCACTGCTTCAGATCCGAGCCATGAGGAAAAAATTGGGCCCCTTGTCCCCAACCAGCTTTAACCCCATCATCTCATCCCAGACATCTGACTCTGAAGAGCATTCA TCCTCAGAGAATATTCCACCAGGCTATGAAGTAGTATCTCTTCTGGAGGCCCTCAACGGGCCCCTCACCCCGTCCCCAGCAGTTCCTCCACTTCACGTGCTTGGAGATGGCCACCTCTCAGGAATGCTCCCTTCGTATGGCAGTGATGGCCACCTGCCCCCCGTCAGGACGATCTCGCCTCTTGACCGCCTGTCTGACTGCAGTAGCCAGGGACTCAAACTCAAAAAGAGTCTCTCCAA ATCCATTTCCCAGAACTCTTCCGTGCTGCATGAAGAGGAAGACGAGCGCTCCTGCAGCGAGTCGGAGACACAGCTCTCTCAGAGACCGTCCGGTCAGCATCTTGGAGAG GAATGTGGTATGACTCCAGAAAGTGAGAATCTCACCTTGTCGTCATCTGGAGCTATTGACCAGTCATCTTGCACAGGGACGCCTCTGTCATCCACTATTTCCTCCCCAGAAG GCCCTGCCAGCAGCAGCCTGGCCCAGTCTGTCATGTCCATGGCATCCTCCCAGATCAGCACCGACACCGTCTCCTCCATGTCTGGCTCCTACATCGCCCCTGGcactgaggaggagggagaggctcTCTCTTCCCCCCAGCCTGCCAGCAGGGCCCCCTCAGAAGAAGGAGAG GGGCTGCCCGCGGAGTCTCCAGACAGCAACTTTGCTGGCCTCCCAGCTGGAGAGCAGGATGCAGAG GGAAATGATGTTATAGAGGAAGAGGATGGGTCACCCACGCAGGAAGATG GCCAGAGGACATGCGCATTTCTAGGTATGGAGTGTGACAATAACAATGACTTTGGCATCGCAAGCGTGAAAGCACTGGACAATAAGCTGTGCTCTGAGGTCTGCTTACCTG GTGCCTGGCAGGCTGATGACAATGCTGTCAGTCGGAATGCCCAGCGCCGGCGCTTGTCATCCAGCAGCCTGGAGGACTCTGAGACAAGGCCCTGTGTGTGGGGCCCTTTGGCTGTCTGA
- the FOXJ1 gene encoding forkhead box protein J1 produces the protein MAESWLRLSGAGPAEEVGTEGGLEEPDALDDSLTSLQWLQEFSILNAKAPALPPGGTDPHGYHQVPDSAAPGSPLAADPACLEQPHTPGKPTSSCTSRSAPPGLQAPPPDDVDYATNPHVKPPYSYATLICMAMQASKATKITLSAIYKWITDNFCYFRHADPTWQNSIRHNLSLNKCFIKVPREKDEPGKGGFWRIDPQYAERLLSGAFKKRRLPPVHIHPAFARQAAQEPSAVPRAGPLTVNTEAQQLLREFEEATGEAGWGAGEGRLGHKRKQPLPKRVAKVPRPPSTLLPAPEEQGELEPLKGNFDWEAIFDAGTLGGELGALEALELSPPLSPASHVDVDLTVHGRHIDCPATWGPSVEQAANSLDFDETFLATSFLQHPWDESGSGCLPPEPLFEAGDATLASDLQDWASVGAFL, from the exons ATGGCGGAGAGCTGGCTGCGCCTCTCGGGAGCCGGGCCGGCGGAGGAGGTCGGGACGGAGGGCGGCCTGGAGGAGCCCGACGCCCTGGATGACAGCCTGACCAGCCTGCAGTGGCTGCAGGAATTCTCCATTCTCAACGCCAAGGCCCCCGCCCTGCCCCCGGGGGGCACCGACCCCCACGGCTACCACCAGGTGCCAGATTCGGCGGCGCCCGGGTCCCCCCTGGCGGCCGACCCCGCCTGCCTGGAGCAGCCACACACGCCGGGCAAGCCCACGTCGTCGTGCACGTCGCGGAGCGCGCCCCCGGGGCTGCAGGCCCCGCCCCCCGACGACGTGGACTACGCCACCAACCCGCACGTGAAGCCTCCCTACTCGTATGCCACGCTCATCTGCATGGCCATGCAGGCCAGCAAGGCCACCAAGATCACCCTGTCGGCCATCTACAAGTGGATCACGGACAACTTCTGCTACTTCCGCCACGCAGATCCCACCTGGCAG AATTCAATCCGCCACAACCTGTCTCTGAACAAGTGCTTCATCAAAGTGCCTCGGGAGAAGGACGAACCAGGCAAGGGGGGCTTCTGGCGCATCGACCCCCAGTACGCGGAGCGGCTGCTGAGCGGGGCTTTCAAGAAGCGGCGACTGCCCCCTGTCCACATCCACCCAGCCTTTGCCCGCCAGGCCGCGCAGGAGCCCAGCGCTGTCCCCCGGGCCGGGCCGCTGACGGTGAACACCGAGGCCCAGCAGCTGCTGCGGGAGTTCGAGGAGGCCACTGGGGAGGCGGGCTGGGGTGCAGGCGAGGGCAGGCTGGGGCATAAGCGCAAACAGCCGCTGCCCAAGCGGGTGGCCAAGGTCCCGCGGCCCCCCAGCACCCTGCTGCCCGCCCCGGAGGAGCAGGGTGAGCTGGAACCCCTCAAAGGCAACTTTGACTGGGAGGCCATCTTCGACGCCGGCACTCTGGGCGGGGAGCTGGGTGCGCTGGAGGCCCTGGAGCTGAGCCCGCCTCTGAGCCCCGCCTCACACGTGGACGTGGACCTCACCGTCCACGGCCGCCACATCGACTGCCCCGCCACCTGGGGGCCTTCGGTGGAGCAGGCTGCCAACAGCCTGGACTTCgatgagaccttcctggccacaTCCTTCCTGCAGCACCCCTGGGACGAGAGCGGCAGTGGCTGCCTGCCCCCGGAGCCCCTCTTTGAAGCCGGGGACGCCACCCTGGCCTCCGACCTGCAGGACTGGGCCAGCGTGGGGGCCTTCTTGTAA